A window of Cryptomeria japonica chromosome 3, Sugi_1.0, whole genome shotgun sequence contains these coding sequences:
- the LOC131874450 gene encoding cyclin-U2-1-like: MALDMTEATCSDLCSAVPCSDLCRVESESSPWVLSVLASLLRRLVARHDRLVISSGKNISRENLCVFSAMQVPAMSLHMYLERIFKYVRCSPSTFVVAYAYIDRLILNNPNFRLTSFNIHILTITTVMVATMFLDDEHYSNDYFAKVGGLTLREMNILEVEFLFMMRFRLQVTVSVFGSYCSHFKREVELGGGFQIERLLLSLPKNNESRKSCSQEESNKQRLAISYNKCAGC, translated from the exons ATGGCATTAGACATGACAGAAGCAACTTGTTCAGATCTATGCTCAGCCGTTCCTTGTTCCGACTTATGCAGAGTTGAAAGCGAGTCAAGCCCTTGGGTTCTTTCAGTGCTTGCCTCCCTACTCCGCAGACTTGTAGCCCGACATGATAGGTTGGTGATTTCCTCTGgcaaaaacatttcaagggaaaatCTGTGTGTTTTCTCTGCAATGCAGGTTCCTGCCATGAGCTTACACATGTACTTGGAAAGGATTTTCAAGTATGTCCGCTGCAGTCCTTCTACATTTGTTGTGGCTTATGCTTATATTGATCGCCTAATTCTCAACAATCCCAACTTCCGCTTAACCTCTTTCAACATTCACATTCTTACCATCACCACTGTCATGGTTGCTACCATGTTTCTTGATGACGA GCATTACAGTAATGACTATTTTGCAAAAGTGGGAGGCTTAACACTGAGGGAGATGAACATTCTAGAAGTTGAATTTTTGTTCATGATGCGGTTCCGCTTGCAAGTGACAGTGAGCGTGTTTGGAAGCTATTGCTCCCATTTTAAGCGAGAGGTTGAATTGGGCGGAGGGTTTCAGATTGAGAGACTTCTTCTCAGCTTACCTAAAAACAATGAATCAAGGAAATCGTGCAGTCAAGAAGAGAGCAACAAGCAGAGATTAGCTATCAGCTATAACAAATGTGCAGGATgctaa